In Syntrophomonas wolfei subsp. wolfei str. Goettingen G311, a single window of DNA contains:
- the rpsG gene encoding 30S ribosomal protein S7, whose protein sequence is MPRKGPVPKRDVLPDPIYNSKIFTKLVNQLMWDGKKSLAEKICYGAFAIVQSKTRREPLEVFEEAMKNITPIVEVRARRVGGANYQVPVEVRSDRRQTLAIRWLVGYARKRGEKTMAERLAGEIMDAANHTGAAVKKREDTHKMAEANKAFAHYRW, encoded by the coding sequence ATGCCGAGAAAAGGACCAGTTCCCAAGCGAGATGTCTTACCGGATCCCATCTACAACAGTAAGATATTTACCAAGCTGGTTAACCAGCTTATGTGGGATGGAAAGAAAAGTTTAGCCGAAAAAATATGTTATGGCGCCTTTGCAATCGTACAGAGCAAAACCCGCCGGGAACCCCTGGAAGTATTTGAAGAAGCCATGAAAAACATAACCCCTATTGTCGAAGTTAGAGCCAGACGGGTAGGCGGAGCCAATTACCAGGTTCCGGTGGAAGTCCGCTCAGATAGAAGACAGACCCTGGCCATAAGATGGCTGGTCGGTTATGCCCGTAAAAGAGGAGAAAAAACTATGGCCGAGCGCTTGGCTGGCGAGATAATGGATGCAGCCAATCATACTGGTGCGGCCGTAAAGAAGAGAGAAGATACCCATAAAATGGCAGAAGCCAACAAGGCGTTTGCTCATTATCGCTGGTAA
- the fusA gene encoding elongation factor G, producing MADSYDLTAIRNIGIMAHIDAGKTTTTERILFYSGRVHKMGEVDKGTATMDWMSQEQERGITITSAATACKWKGYFVNIIDTPGHVDFTVEVERSLRVLDGSIGIFCAVAGVQPQSETVWRQADRYHVPRIAYINKMDRVGADFFRVIEMIRKNLSSDAVAIQLPIGVEEAFSGIIDLIDFKAYIYEDESGEQYQERELNPDERSKAQEFRNLLLERLAEYDDSILEKYLEAREISPAEIRSSLRKSCISNQIVPVLCGSSFKNKGVQMLLDAVVSYLPSPLDIPAIEAMDIASGENVRIKPEVDAPLCALAFKLASDPYVGKLTYFRIYSGRIKAGSTLFNSRQDRKERFTRLLKMHANHREEIEEACAGDIVAGVGLKNTATGDTLCSENHLVLLETIDFPQPVIDVAIEAKTRADQERIEESLRRLAEEDPTFQTRQDKESGQMIISGMGELHLEIIIDRLLKEFKVNANIGKPQVAYKESVKKRTAAEVKFDRQAGGRGQYAHVVLEVLPLAEGQGKRFADKSSPEAIPREFIPAVEMGVREALQAGILGGYPVDDVEVVLKGGSYHEVDSNEPAFKIAASMALKEALENAQSVFLEPVMDLEIICPEEYLGDVISDLNARRGRIIALEENRDTKAVKGLVPLAETFGYATSLRSLTQGRASFSMKIKNFAEVPESKSREIIARRYGLPV from the coding sequence ATGGCTGACAGCTATGATTTAACTGCTATTAGAAATATTGGTATTATGGCTCATATCGATGCCGGAAAAACAACCACCACAGAAAGAATATTGTTTTATTCCGGACGGGTTCATAAGATGGGTGAAGTGGATAAAGGTACCGCTACTATGGATTGGATGAGCCAGGAACAGGAAAGAGGAATAACCATAACTTCGGCAGCTACAGCTTGCAAATGGAAGGGTTATTTTGTCAATATTATCGACACGCCCGGCCATGTGGACTTTACTGTTGAGGTAGAGCGCTCATTAAGAGTGCTTGATGGGTCTATAGGTATTTTTTGCGCGGTAGCCGGCGTGCAACCACAATCAGAAACCGTATGGAGACAGGCTGATCGTTATCATGTTCCTCGCATTGCTTATATCAATAAAATGGACCGTGTTGGCGCTGACTTTTTTCGAGTAATCGAAATGATAAGAAAAAATCTGAGCAGTGATGCGGTGGCCATACAATTACCCATTGGGGTAGAGGAAGCATTCTCGGGCATTATTGATTTGATTGATTTTAAAGCCTACATCTATGAAGATGAGAGCGGCGAGCAATACCAGGAGAGGGAATTAAACCCTGATGAAAGGTCAAAAGCTCAGGAATTCAGGAATCTTCTTCTGGAAAGATTAGCAGAATACGATGACAGTATACTGGAAAAATACCTGGAGGCCCGGGAGATTTCCCCAGCGGAAATCAGAAGTTCTTTGAGAAAAAGTTGTATCTCCAACCAAATAGTGCCGGTACTTTGCGGGTCTTCATTTAAGAACAAGGGAGTACAGATGCTGCTGGATGCGGTGGTAAGCTACCTTCCTTCCCCTCTTGATATACCTGCAATTGAGGCGATGGATATAGCCAGTGGAGAAAACGTGAGAATAAAGCCCGAAGTTGATGCCCCTCTTTGTGCCCTGGCGTTTAAACTGGCCAGTGACCCCTATGTAGGTAAACTAACCTACTTTCGCATTTACTCCGGTCGGATAAAGGCAGGAAGCACTCTATTCAACAGTCGCCAGGATAGAAAAGAGCGCTTTACCAGATTGCTGAAAATGCATGCCAATCACCGTGAGGAAATAGAGGAAGCTTGTGCCGGTGATATTGTAGCCGGGGTAGGCTTGAAAAATACGGCAACTGGTGACACCCTCTGCAGCGAAAACCATCTTGTCTTGTTGGAAACAATTGACTTTCCGCAACCGGTTATTGATGTAGCTATCGAGGCCAAAACCAGAGCTGACCAGGAGAGGATTGAAGAAAGCCTGCGGCGACTGGCAGAGGAAGACCCTACATTCCAAACCAGACAGGATAAAGAAAGCGGCCAGATGATAATATCCGGTATGGGGGAATTGCACCTGGAGATTATTATTGATCGCCTGCTCAAAGAATTTAAGGTTAATGCCAATATCGGCAAGCCCCAGGTGGCCTATAAGGAAAGCGTTAAGAAAAGGACCGCTGCGGAAGTCAAATTTGACCGGCAAGCTGGTGGTCGCGGGCAATATGCTCATGTAGTGTTGGAAGTTTTACCCCTGGCTGAGGGTCAGGGTAAAAGATTTGCAGATAAATCCAGCCCTGAAGCAATCCCCCGAGAATTTATACCCGCGGTGGAAATGGGGGTGCGGGAAGCTTTACAGGCGGGCATACTGGGTGGATACCCGGTGGATGATGTGGAAGTAGTTCTAAAGGGTGGTTCCTATCATGAGGTGGATTCCAACGAACCAGCCTTTAAGATTGCCGCCAGTATGGCATTGAAGGAAGCTTTGGAAAACGCCCAATCAGTTTTCCTGGAACCAGTAATGGATCTGGAAATTATCTGTCCCGAGGAATACCTGGGGGATGTAATTTCCGATCTAAATGCTCGCCGGGGAAGGATAATAGCTTTGGAAGAGAACCGCGATACTAAAGCGGTAAAAGGGTTGGTACCACTGGCGGAAACCTTTGGTTATGCTACCAGTTTAAGATCCCTCACTCAGGGTCGAGCCAGTTTTTCCATGAAGATAAAGAACTTTGCCGAGGTACCCGAGTCCAAGAGCCGGGAGATAATAGCCCGAAGATATGGGCTGCCGGTGTAA
- the rpsL gene encoding 30S ribosomal protein S12: MPTINQLVRKGREKGEQKSTAPALKSCPQKRGVCTRVYTTTPKKPNSALRKIARVRLTNGIEVTAYIPGIGHNLQEHSVVLIRGGRVKDLPGVRYHIIRGTLDASGVQKRNQGRSKYGTKRPKKK; this comes from the coding sequence ATGCCGACCATAAACCAACTGGTAAGAAAAGGACGCGAAAAGGGTGAGCAAAAGTCAACCGCACCCGCCTTAAAAAGCTGTCCCCAAAAAAGGGGGGTTTGTACCCGAGTATATACTACCACCCCCAAGAAGCCCAATTCAGCTTTACGCAAAATAGCCAGGGTACGATTAACTAATGGCATAGAAGTTACTGCTTATATTCCGGGCATTGGCCATAACCTGCAGGAACACTCCGTGGTGCTTATCCGAGGGGGAAGAGTCAAGGATTTGCCGGGTGTAAGATACCATATCATAAGAGGAACTCTGGATGCTTCCGGGGTTCAGAAGCGTAACCAAGGAAGATCCAAGTATGGCACCAAGAGGCCGAAAAAGAAATAG
- a CDS encoding ribosomal L7Ae/L30e/S12e/Gadd45 family protein gives MPLEEIRDYPKVIGSKQVKKAINRDEARKVFIAADAEPHIVEAIKKLCQAKEVEVEMAETMEKLGKYCGIDVGSATVALLKDPIGG, from the coding sequence TTGCCACTGGAAGAGATCAGGGATTATCCCAAGGTGATTGGAAGCAAGCAAGTTAAGAAAGCAATTAACCGGGATGAGGCCAGGAAAGTATTTATTGCTGCAGATGCCGAACCTCACATTGTGGAAGCCATAAAAAAGCTTTGCCAGGCTAAAGAAGTAGAAGTTGAAATGGCTGAGACTATGGAAAAATTGGGCAAATACTGCGGGATTGATGTGGGCTCAGCAACGGTAGCTCTCTTGAAAGACCCCATTGGGGGTTAG
- the tuf gene encoding elongation factor Tu, translating to MAKAKYERTKPHLNIGTIGHIDHGKTTLTAAITKTLSQVGGAKATSYEEIDKAPEERERGITINTSHVEYQTETRHYAHVDCPGHADYIKNMITGAAQMDGSILVVSAADGPMPQTREHILLSRQVGVPYIVVFMNKTDMVDDPELLELVEMEVRELLSFYEFPGDDIPVLMGSALKALECGCGTRECEWCKHIWELMDAVDSYIPLPQRAVDKPFLMPIEDVFTITGRGTVTTGRVERGQVKVGDEVEIVGMREATRKTVCTGVEMFRKLLDYAEAGDNIGTLLRGVDRKEVERGMVLAKPGSIKPLTAFNAEVYVLTKEEGGRHTPFFGGYRPQFYFRTTDVTGIIQLPEGVEMVMPGDNVQMAIELITPIAIEEGLRFAIREGGRTVGAGVVTSLNE from the coding sequence ATGGCAAAGGCAAAATACGAGAGGACGAAACCTCATCTTAACATTGGTACCATAGGTCACATAGACCATGGCAAGACCACATTGACAGCAGCGATAACCAAGACCCTGTCCCAAGTAGGAGGAGCCAAGGCCACGTCCTATGAAGAGATTGACAAAGCCCCGGAAGAGCGGGAAAGAGGCATAACCATCAACACCTCGCATGTTGAATATCAAACCGAAACCCGCCACTACGCCCATGTAGACTGCCCTGGTCATGCTGACTACATAAAGAACATGATCACCGGAGCAGCGCAGATGGACGGGTCCATACTGGTAGTATCAGCCGCTGACGGCCCCATGCCGCAGACCCGGGAGCACATACTCTTATCCCGGCAGGTAGGGGTACCATATATAGTAGTATTTATGAATAAGACCGACATGGTAGACGACCCCGAGCTATTGGAATTGGTAGAGATGGAAGTTAGAGAACTCTTAAGCTTCTATGAGTTTCCCGGAGACGACATCCCTGTACTAATGGGCTCAGCCCTGAAGGCCCTGGAATGCGGTTGTGGCACTCGTGAATGTGAATGGTGCAAGCATATATGGGAACTGATGGATGCCGTAGACAGTTATATACCCCTGCCGCAAAGAGCGGTTGACAAGCCCTTCCTGATGCCCATAGAAGACGTATTCACCATAACCGGAAGAGGCACCGTAACCACAGGAAGAGTAGAGAGAGGTCAGGTAAAAGTAGGAGACGAAGTAGAAATAGTAGGGATGAGAGAAGCCACCAGAAAGACCGTATGTACCGGAGTAGAAATGTTCCGCAAGCTTCTTGACTATGCCGAAGCCGGAGACAATATCGGCACCCTATTAAGAGGAGTAGACCGCAAAGAAGTAGAAAGAGGCATGGTACTGGCCAAGCCCGGCAGCATCAAGCCCCTAACCGCATTCAATGCTGAAGTATACGTCCTGACCAAAGAAGAAGGCGGAAGACACACCCCGTTCTTTGGTGGTTACAGACCGCAATTCTATTTCCGGACCACCGATGTAACCGGAATAATCCAGTTACCCGAAGGAGTAGAGATGGTAATGCCCGGGGACAATGTACAAATGGCAATAGAGCTGATAACCCCGATAGCCATAGAAGAAGGTTTGA